From Amyelois transitella isolate CPQ chromosome 4, ilAmyTran1.1, whole genome shotgun sequence, one genomic window encodes:
- the LOC106130947 gene encoding DNA-directed RNA polymerase II subunit RPB9 gives MTLNLGRKDGGPGYVGIQFCLECNNMLYPREDKNNKVLLYACRNCDYKQLADSNCVYVNKIMHEVDELTHINPDVVSDPTLPRTKDHMCPKCSHREAVFFQGQTRRAEEEMRLYYVCTSCKHRWTE, from the coding sequence ATGACCCTCAACCTAGGTAGAAAGGACGGCGGTCCGGGCTATGTTGGCATCCAATTTTGCCTAGAATGCAACAACATGTTATACCCGCGCGAAGATAAAAACaacaaagttttattatacgcTTGCCGAAACTGTGACTACAAGCAGCTGGCTGATTCAAATTGTGTTTATGTGAACAAAATTATGCACGAAGTAGATGAACTGACACATATAAACCCAGACGTCGTGAGTGATCCCACATTGCCGCGCACCAAGGATCACATGTGTCCCAAATGCAGCCACAGAGAAGCAGTGTTCTTCCAGGGCCAAACAAGACGTGCCGAAGAAGAGATGAGACTATATTATGTGTGTACCAGTTGTAAGCATAGATGGACTGAGTAA
- the LOC106130939 gene encoding small ribosomal subunit protein uS12: protein MGKPRGIRTARKHVNHRREQRWADKDYKKAHMGTRWKANPFGGASHAKGIVLEKVGVEAKQPNSAIRKCVRVQLIKNGKKVTAFVPRDGCLNHIEENDEVLVAGFGRKGHAVGDIPGVRFKVVKVANVSLLALYKEKKERPRS, encoded by the exons ATGG GTAAGCCCCGTGGTATTCGCACGGCGCGTAAGCACGTGAACCATCGCAGAGAGCAGCGATGGGCCGACAAAGATTACAAGAAAGCAcacatgggaacgagatggaagGCTAATCCCTTCGGTGGTGCATCTCACGCCAAAGGCATCGTCCTGGAAAAAGT TGGTGTTGAAGCCAAGCAGCCTAACTCCGCTATCAGAAAGTGCGTCCGAGTTCAGTTGATCAAGAACGGAAAGAAGGTGACAGCTTTCGTCCCCCGGGATGGTTGTCTCAACCACATTGAAGAGAACGACGAGGTGTTGGTGGCCGGATTCGGTCGTAAAGGACACGCCGTCGGTGATATTCCCGGAGTCAGGTTTAAG GTGGTGAAGGTAGCCAATGTGTCACTTCTAGCGCTGTACAAAGAGAAGAAGGAGAGGCCACGGTCATAG